The following proteins are co-located in the Portunus trituberculatus isolate SZX2019 chromosome 16, ASM1759143v1, whole genome shotgun sequence genome:
- the LOC123504526 gene encoding myb-like protein I isoform X2 — MIGEKSAIIGGISPVEGTLLRLQKLRANRAHDQQQVTHQQQQHYHQEDHQQQHQVDHQQDHQQYPHQEDDQQHQLLEVHQQQEEVLVIPSPQLVADDSSNVQINYLDLAAANAISLYRDEKRRLKLLKEKAKIEYWQERAKYYKNKRI; from the exons ATGATTGGGGAGAAGAGTGCAATTATTGGTGGCATTTCTCCTGTCGAAGGAACCCTGTTGAGGCTGCA GAAGCTGCGGGCCAACAGGGCACATGACCAACAGCAGGTGacccatcagcagcagcagcactaccaccaggaggaccaccagcagcagcaccaggtaGACCACCAGCAGGACCATCAGCAGTACCCCCACCAGGAGGACGACCAACAGCATCAGCTCTTGGAGGTGcatcagcagcaggaggaggtgttggtgaTCCCTTCACCACAACTAGTGGCTGATGATAGTAGCAATGTTCAAATAAATTATTTGGACCTTGCCGCAGCAAATGCAATCTCACTTTACAGAGACGAAAAGCGTAGGCTGAAGCTGCTCAAGGAAAAAGCCAAGATTGAGTACTGGCAAGAAAGAGCAAAAtactacaaaaataaaagaatctaA
- the LOC123504526 gene encoding myb-like protein I isoform X1 produces the protein MNCLIDLLGAGGPEATPLDPIDLKVQEMIGEKSAIIGGISPVEGTLLRLQKLRANRAHDQQQVTHQQQQHYHQEDHQQQHQVDHQQDHQQYPHQEDDQQHQLLEVHQQQEEVLVIPSPQLVADDSSNVQINYLDLAAANAISLYRDEKRRLKLLKEKAKIEYWQERAKYYKNKRI, from the exons ATGAATTGTTTAATTGATCTTTTAGGTGCTGGTGGCCCTGAAGCAACTCCCTTGGATCCCATCGACTTGAAGGTTCAAGAAATGATTGGGGAGAAGAGTGCAATTATTGGTGGCATTTCTCCTGTCGAAGGAACCCTGTTGAGGCTGCA GAAGCTGCGGGCCAACAGGGCACATGACCAACAGCAGGTGacccatcagcagcagcagcactaccaccaggaggaccaccagcagcagcaccaggtaGACCACCAGCAGGACCATCAGCAGTACCCCCACCAGGAGGACGACCAACAGCATCAGCTCTTGGAGGTGcatcagcagcaggaggaggtgttggtgaTCCCTTCACCACAACTAGTGGCTGATGATAGTAGCAATGTTCAAATAAATTATTTGGACCTTGCCGCAGCAAATGCAATCTCACTTTACAGAGACGAAAAGCGTAGGCTGAAGCTGCTCAAGGAAAAAGCCAAGATTGAGTACTGGCAAGAAAGAGCAAAAtactacaaaaataaaagaatctaA